A region from the Deltaproteobacteria bacterium genome encodes:
- a CDS encoding aminotransferase class I/II-fold pyridoxal phosphate-dependent enzyme — protein sequence MTRRRYAAPLAMDLFRPLQREGSALLSDQLAQRIRDLVAAGRLKAGDYLPPLRFLARRLHLSIGTVSKAYTSLGREGLVAGDSTRGLRVRSGTPIPSRAGQRPWASLVMRPTVPADPLGVELPQPTGPSPVRLHASEPGTDLLPTALVARAFGAALAEGANLRYAPIGGLPEVRAAVDGYLRRRGIALAGAEVLLTAGTTQSLAIITHALLPPGGVVLTEHPTWYMALAVFAAA from the coding sequence ATGACCCGGCGCAGGTACGCGGCGCCGCTCGCGATGGATCTCTTCCGGCCGCTCCAGCGCGAGGGCTCGGCGCTGCTCAGCGATCAGCTCGCCCAGCGGATCCGCGACCTCGTCGCGGCTGGCCGCCTCAAAGCGGGCGATTATCTGCCTCCACTCCGCTTCCTGGCGCGGAGGCTTCACTTGAGCATCGGGACGGTGTCCAAGGCCTACACATCCCTCGGACGGGAAGGTCTGGTGGCCGGGGACTCAACGCGGGGCCTGCGGGTGAGGAGTGGGACGCCGATCCCGTCACGCGCGGGCCAGCGCCCGTGGGCCAGCCTTGTCATGCGTCCCACGGTGCCGGCCGATCCGCTCGGCGTCGAACTGCCTCAGCCCACCGGTCCGAGCCCCGTCCGTCTCCATGCGTCGGAGCCCGGTACCGACCTCCTTCCGACGGCTCTCGTAGCCCGGGCCTTCGGCGCCGCGCTCGCGGAGGGCGCGAATCTCCGCTACGCCCCGATCGGCGGCCTGCCGGAGGTGCGCGCGGCTGTGGACGGCTATCTCCGTCGTCGGGGGATCGCGCTCGCCGGCGCTGAGGTCCTGCTGACCGCCGGCACGACGCAAAGCCTCGCGATTATCACTCACGCGCTTCTCCCGCCGGGTGGCGTGGTGCTCACCGAGCACCCGACGTGGTACATGGCGCTCGCAGTCTTCGCGGCCGCG